A segment of the Gemmatimonadota bacterium genome:
CGGAAGCTGGCGGAATCCCGATCGGCCCAGTACAAGACACTGTCTCCCACGGCAAAGGCCTCGCCCAGTTGCCAGACGTCGAGCGCGGTTGAGCCAGCCGTCGAGTTGCAGGCGAAGCCGAGCTTTCGGAAGGCCCGTACCGTGAGCGACTCAGCCGCTGTGACCACCACGTCGCCGCGCGTGCTGCTGAGTCCGCGAAACTCCGAGCCGAGGAGGTCGAGCGCCGTGCGGCTCGCCTGCTGTACCCCGATCACCGCGCTTTCATGACGATAGCTGTCCTGCTGGATGGTCAAAGTCCGGAATATCGCGGTGACCACGATCGCGCCTACCACGAAGACAACCAGCAACTCGACAATGGTAAACCCCGGCGAACGGGCACTCATTTCCTACCTCAGGGCCACGCCGATGACGACCGTATCAACCACAGTGTTGACCAACCCCTGCCCCGGCTCGAAGCCGAGCCCCTGCGTGTAGATGTTGACCCGCTTCAGCTTGATGTTGACGCTCGTCACATCCCACCACACGGTGTAGCCGCTGACGCTCAGCGCGGCGCTCTGCGCGCGGGTCGTCACACTGTCGAAGTGCACGGACCAGAGGTCTTCCGTGACCTGTCGCACGACGGCTGAGCGCTCGGTACGCAGGTCGGCGGACCGAACCTGAGTGAGGATGAATCCGGTGGCGGATGCCATGGCGAGCAACGCGATCGCCAGGACGACGATGGCCACCATGACTTCGACCAGCGAGAAGCCGGCCGAAGGCGCGCGGCGCGCGGACATCAGAGGGACT
Coding sequences within it:
- a CDS encoding prepilin-type N-terminal cleavage/methylation domain-containing protein, which gives rise to MSARRAPSAGFSLVEVMVAIVVLAIALLAMASATGFILTQVRSADLRTERSAVVRQVTEDLWSVHFDSVTTRAQSAALSVSGYTVWWDVTSVNIKLKRVNIYTQGLGFEPGQGLVNTVVDTVVIGVALR